A window of Silurus meridionalis isolate SWU-2019-XX chromosome 4, ASM1480568v1, whole genome shotgun sequence contains these coding sequences:
- the LOC124384951 gene encoding C-C chemokine receptor type 2-like → MFHTEPFSWRNSVFSVFSHKFISTTEYDYNDVSDPCDYGPHSNRILPVLYSVFFVVGLLGNLLVLWVILKGSYIKSLTDVSLLNLIISDLLLISTLPFLAHYARDHWVFGSTMCTLVLGVYHIGFYAGIFFIVLMSFDRYLAIVHAVFSLRIRTKTYGILASIFIWILARLQSLRSSTKLAIRLVVVVMVVFFCCWIPYNIAAFLKALELKHILTPGCELSKTIQLLLQITEAVAYSHSCLNPFLYVLVGPKFRKHLARLLLQTPCSHVQCMKHCMTRLAASVYSQTTSVDEKHMDGNQHIETPT, encoded by the exons ATGTTTCACACTGAACCTTTCTCATGGAGGAATTCTGTCTTTTCTGTTTTCAGCCATAAATTTATTTCTACAACTGAATATGATTACAATGATGTTTCTGATCCATGTGATTACGGCCCCCATTCAAACCGCATTCTCCCGGTGCTCTACTCCGTGTTCTTCGTGGTGGGTTTGCTGGGAAACCTGCTGGTGCTGTGGGTGATCCTGAAAGGTTCTTATATTAAATCTTTGACTGACGTGTCTCTCCTGAACCTGATAATTTCTGACCTTCTGCTAATCTCCACTCTCCCCTTTTTGGCTCATTATGCCAGAGATCACTGGGTTTTTGGTAGCACCATGTGCACCCTTGTCCTCGGCGTGTACCACATTGGGTTTTATGCCGGCATTTTCTTTATTGTGCTGATGAGCTTCGACAGATACTTGGCGATCGTCCATGCCGTGTTCTCTTTGAGAATCCGTACAAAGACTTATGGGATTTTAGCGAGCATCTTCATCTGGATTCTCGCT AGGCTTCAGAGCCTTCGTAGTTCTACAAAACTGGCTATTCGTCTTGTTGTTGTGGTCATGGTGGTGTTCTTCTGCTGCTGGATACCGTACAACATTGCAGCGTTCCTCAAGGCACTGGAATTGAAGCACATCCTGACTCCAGGGTGTGAACTCAGCAAAACCATCCAGCTGCTGCTGCAGATCACTGAAGCCGTGGCGTATTCACACAGCTGCCTCAATCCGTTCCTCTACGTACTTGTGGGTCCAAAGTTCAGGAAGCATCTCGCCAGACTTCTTCTCCAGACACCATGCAGCCATGTGCAGTGTATGAAACACTGCATGACCCGACTTGCAGCTTCAGTGTATTCACAGACCACGAGTGTGGATGAAAAACATATGGATGGAAACCAGCATATAGAAACACCTACATAA
- the LOC124384155 gene encoding C-C chemokine receptor type 4-like, which yields MMLNTTSSTEFISTTEFDYNGLPPGPCEYGPHSSRILPLLYSVFFVVGLLANMLVLWVILRGTRIKSMNDVSLLNLVISDLLLISTLPFLAHYARDNWVFGSTMCTLVLSVYHIVFYAGIFFIVLMSIDRYLAIVHAMSSLRIRTKTYGILASIFIWILAVASSFPELRYLGVINKKNKTLCSAYPENNHHDIKSGSIFKMNVLGLLIPLSIVGFCYSMVLRKLQTLRNSKKLSVRLVIVVMVVFFCCWIPYNIAAFLKALELKLILTPGCELSKTIQLLLQITEAVAYSHSCLNPFIYMLVGQKFRRHLARLLLQTPCSHVQCMKHCMTRAAASVYSQTSSVDERHPDEGTSMQLKK from the exons ATGATGCTGAACACAACATCCAG CACTGAATTTATTTCTACAACTGAATTTGATTATAATGGTTTACCTCCTGGACCATGTGAATACGGCCCCCATTCAAGCCGCATCctcccactgctctactccgtGTTCTTCGTGGTGGGTTTGTTGGCCAACATGCTGGTGCTGTGGGTGATCCTGAGAGGCACTCGGATAAAAAGCATGAATGACGTGTCTCTCCTGAACCTGGTCATTTCTGACCTTCTGCTAATCTCCACTCTCCCCTTTTTGGCTCATTATGCCAGAGATAACTGGGTTTTTGGTAGCACCATGTGCACCCTGGTCCTCAGCGTGTACCACATTGTGTTTTATGCCGGCATTTTCTTTATTGTGCTGATGAGCATCGACAGATACTTGGCGATCGTCCATGCCATGTCCTCCTTGAGAATCCGTACAAAGACTTATGGGATTTTAGCGAGCATCTTCATCTGGATTCTCGCGGTTGCGTCTTCATTTCCTGAACTACGGTATCTTGGAGtcataaacaaaaagaataaaacactttgcagCGCGTATCCAGAAAATAATCACCATGATATAAAAAGTGGGTCCatctttaaaatgaatgttttggGGCTGCTGATTCCACTGAGCATTGTGGGATTTTGTTACTCCATGGTATTAAGGAAGCTTCAAACACTTCGTAATTCCAAGAAACTGTCTGTTCGTCTTGTTATTGTGGTCATGGTGGTGTTCTTCTGCTGCTGGATACCGTACAACATCGCAGCGTTCCTCAAGGCACTGGAACTGAAGCTCATCCTGACTCCAGGGTGTGAACTCAGCAAAACCATCCAGCTGCTGCTGCAGATCACTGAAGCCGTGGCGTATTCACACAGCTGCCTCAATCCGTTCATTTACATGCTTGTGGGTCAAAAGTTCAGGAGGCATCTCGCCAGGCTCCTCCTCCAGACACCATGCAGCCATGTGCAGTGTATGAAACACTGCATGACCCGAGCTGCAGCTTCAGTGTATTCACAGACCTCAAGTGTGGACGAACGACATCCGGATGAAGGAACATCCATGCAACTGAAGAAATGA
- the LOC124384154 gene encoding C-C chemokine receptor type 4-like, translating to MMLNTTSSTEFISTTENDSHFNYGDLHNGPCESSRHSIYILPVLYSVFFVVGLLGNLLVLWVILRGTRIKSMNDVSLLNLIISDLLLISTLPFLAHYARDHWVFGSFMCTLVLSVYHIGFYSGIFFIVLMSIDRYLAIVHVMSSLRTRTKTYGILASIFIWILAVASSFPELRYLGVINNGNETLCSAYPKDNHHDIKSGSIFKMNVLGLLIPLIIVGFCYSMVLRKLQTLRNSKKQSVRLVIVVMVVFFCCWIPYNIAAFLKALELKLILTPGCKLSKTIQLLLQVTEAVAYSHSCLNPFIYMLVGQKFRRHLSRLLLQTPCSHVQCMKHCMTRAAASVYSQTSSVDERHPDEGTSMQLKK from the exons ATGATGCTGAACACAACATCCAG CACTGAATTTATTTCTACCACTGAAAATGATTCACATTTTAATTACGGTGATTTACATAATGGACCGTGTGAAAGCAGCCGCCATTCAATCTACATTCTCCCGGTGCTCTACTCCGTGTTCTTCGTGGTGGGTTTGCTGGGAAACCTGCTGGTGCTGTGGGTGATCCTGAGAGGCACTCGGATAAAAAGCATGAATGATGTGTCTCTCCTGAACCTGATCATTTCTGACCTTCTGCTAATCTCCACTCTCCCCTTTTTGGCTCATTATGCCAGAGATCACTGGGTTTTTGGTAGCTTCATGTGCACCCTGGTCCTCAGCGTGTACCACATTGGGTTTTACTCCGGCATTTTCTTTATTGTGCTGATGAGCATAGACAGATACTTGGCGATCGTCCATGTCATGTCCTCCTTGAGAACCCGTACAAAGACTTATGGGATTTTAGCGAGCATCTTCATCTGGATTCTCGCTGTTGCGTCTTCATTTCCTGAACTACGGTATCTTGGAGTCATAAACAATGGAAATGAAACACTTTGCAGCGCGTATCCAAAAGATAATCACCATGATATAAAAAGTGGGTCTatctttaaaatgaatgttttggGGCTGCTGATTCCACTCATCATTGTGGGATTTTGTTACTCCATGGTATTAAGGAAGCTTCAAACACTTCGTAATTCCAAGAAACAGTCAGTTCGTCTTGTTATTGTGGTCATGGTGGTGTTCTTCTGCTGCTGGATACCGTACAACATTGCAGCGTTCCTCAAGGCACTGGAACTGAAGCTCATCCTGACTCCAGGGTGTAAACTCAGCAAAACCATCCAGCTGCTTCTGCAGGTCACTGAAGCCGTGGCGTATTCACACAGCTGCCTCAATCCGTTCATTTACATGCTTGTGGGTCAAAAGTTCAGGAGGCATCTCTCCAGGCTCCTCCTCCAGACACCATGCAGCCATGTGCAGTGTATGAAACACTGCATGACCCGAGCTGCAGCTTCAGTGTATTCACAGACCTCAAGTGTGGACGAACGACATCCGGATGAAGGAACATCCATGCAACTGAAGAAATGA
- the LOC124384156 gene encoding C-C chemokine receptor type 4-like: MAMMLITTPSPEFISTTEFDYSDLPPEPCDYGPHSSHILPVLYSVFFVVGLLANMLVLWVILRGSHIKTMTDVSLLNLIISDLLLIFTLPFLAHYARDHWVFGSTMCTLVLSVYHIGFYAGIFFIVLMSIDRYLTIVRAVYSLRIRTKTCGILACIFIWILAVASSFPELRYLGVINNGNETLCSAYPENNHNNIKSGSIFKMNVLGLLIPLSIVGFCYFMILWSLQKSCRSEKLAIRLVIVVMVVFFCCWTPYNIAAFLKALELKHILTPGCELSKTIQLLLQITEAMAYSHSCLNPFLYVFVGEKFKRDLSRLLLHTPCSQIQCLKIYLTQAGSLEYSRSTSMEEHNLNGGATELM, encoded by the exons ATGGCGATGATGCTGATCACAACACCCAG CCCTGAATTTATTTCTACAACTGAATTTGATTACAGTGATTTACCTCCTGAACCGTGTGATTACGGCCCTCATTCAAGCCACATTCTCCCGGTGCTCTACTCCGTGTTCTTCGTGGTGGGTTTGTTGGCCAACATGCTGGTGCTGTGGGTGATCCTGAGAGGTTCTCATATTAAAACCATGACTGACGTGTCTCTCCTGAACCTGATCATTTCTGACCTTCTGCTAATCTTCACTCTCCCCTTTTTGGCTCATTATGCCAGAGATCACTGGGTTTTTGGTAGCACCATGTGCACCCTGGTCCTCAGCGTGTACCACATTGGGTTTTACGCCGGCATTTTCTTTATTGTGCTGATGAGCATCGACAGATACTTGACGATCGTCCGTGCCGTGTACTCTTTGAGAATCCGTACAAAGACTTGTGGGATTTTAGCGTGCATCTTCATCTGGATTCTCGCTGTTGCGTCTTCATTTCCTGAACTACGGTATCTTGGAGTCATAAACAATGGGAATGAAACACTTTGCAGCGCGTATCCAGaaaataatcacaataatataaaaagtggGTCTatctttaaaatgaatgttttggGGCTGCTAATTCCACTGAGCATTGTGGGATTTTGTTACTTCATGATCCTCTGGAGCCTTCAGAAGTCTTGTAGGTCAGAAAAACTGGCCATTCGTCTTGTTATTGTGGTCATGGTGGTGTTCTTCTGCTGCTGGACACCGTACAACATCGCAGCGTTCCTCAAGGCACTGGAACTGAAGCACATCCTGACTCCAGGGTGTGAACTCAGTAAAACCATCCAGCTGCTGCTGCAGATCACTGAAGCCATGGCGTATTCACACAGCTGCCTCAATCCGTTCCTCTACGTGTTTGTGGGTGAAAAGTTCAAAAGAGATCTCTCCAGGCTTCTCCTCCACACTCCATGCAGCCAAATACAGTGTTTGAAGATCTACTTGACCCAGGCTGGAAGCTTAGAGTATTCCCGGTCCACAAGTATGGAGGAACATAATTTGAATGGAGGAGCAACCGAACTGATGTAG